In the Primulina huaijiensis isolate GDHJ02 unplaced genomic scaffold, ASM1229523v2 scaffold15321_ERROPOS2250371, whole genome shotgun sequence genome, one interval contains:
- the LOC140965850 gene encoding receptor-like protein kinase FERONIA: MRIHSYRWPVSAFSLLQLAFVISAVDYAPTEKIFLSCGGPPDSADSDGRKWTSDIGSKFVLPSTNSLTASAAIQKPSVPQVPYMSARIFHSDFTYSFPVASGRMFLRLYFYPASYNGLDASHGVFSVTSGPYTLLKNFNASQTTEALNYDYMMKEFSLNAPFE; this comes from the coding sequence ATGAGAATCCACAGTTATCGTTGGCCTGTATCGGCTTTTAGTCTCCTGCAGCTGGCGTTTGTAATTTCTGCCGTTGATTATGCGCCGACGGAGAAGATTTTCTTGAGCTGTGGAGGTCCCCCTGATTCTGCCGATTCAGATGGTCGAAAATGGACATCAGATATTGGCTCAAAGTTTGTCTTGCCAAGCACCAACTCTTTAACTGCCTCTGCTGCCATCCAAAAACCCTCTGTACCCCAAGTACCTTACATGTCGGCTCGAATTTTCCACTCCGATTTCACCTACAGTTTCCCAGTGGCATCTGGCCGTATGTTCCTTCGTTTGTATTTCTATCCGGCTTCCTATAATGGATTAGATGCTTCCCATGGAGTTTTCTCCGTGACTTCCGGACCCTATACTCTTTTGAAGAACTTCAATGCTTCTCAAACAACAGAGGCTCTGAATTATGATTATATGATGAAGGAATTCTCTCTTAATGCCCCCTTTGAATG